One segment of Candidatus Paceibacterota bacterium DNA contains the following:
- a CDS encoding NAD(P)H-dependent oxidoreductase yields the protein MNFLGIIGSLRKDSYNRMLFKAFGQVLPEGVNLNEAEIADLPLYNQDLEEDFPKSAEKLKKVIEQADGIIFFTPEFNRTIPAPLKNAVDWFSRPYGKNSIAGKPVLVLGATVGNIGTALSQYNLKQALLYLDARVLGQPEFYLSAAQDKFSADGELTDEATKERLKKAIDTFIDFVKSNRS from the coding sequence ATGAATTTTCTCGGTATTATCGGTAGTTTGCGCAAAGATTCTTATAACAGGATGCTTTTTAAGGCGTTTGGCCAAGTCTTGCCCGAAGGTGTGAACTTGAATGAAGCTGAAATAGCCGATTTACCTCTCTACAATCAAGATTTGGAAGAAGATTTTCCAAAGTCGGCAGAAAAATTGAAGAAAGTTATTGAGCAAGCAGACGGTATCATATTTTTTACTCCGGAATTTAACCGGACAATTCCTGCGCCTCTAAAAAATGCCGTAGATTGGTTTTCCCGACCCTACGGTAAAAATTCAATTGCCGGGAAACCAGTTCTTGTTTTGGGCGCAACTGTTGGAAATATCGGAACAGCACTTTCGCAATACAACTTAAAACAAGCTCTTTTATACTTGGATGCTCGGGTACTCGGCCAGCCAGAATTTTATCTCTCTGCCGCTCAAGATAAATTTAGCGCTGACGGCGAGCTTACAGATGAGGCGACAAAAGAGCGACTAAAAAAGGCGATAGATACTTTTATTGATTTTGTAAAATCTAACAGGAGTTAG
- a CDS encoding uracil-DNA glycosylase — MKEPEKEKTERFEQMKKIRDEVVDLKRSPLYEFRTSEGNVPVIGEGSHFAKIMFIGEAPGKNEAATGRPFCGASGRILDELLASIKIPRSEVYITNIVKDRPPGNRDPLPEEVELYGPFLDRQINIIQPKIIATLGRHSMAYIFHKFDLDFELDTISKIHGKSFDVKTSFGQIKIVALFHPAVAVYDASKKDVLKEDFKILKDLI, encoded by the coding sequence ATGAAAGAGCCAGAAAAAGAGAAAACAGAACGGTTTGAACAAATGAAAAAAATCAGGGACGAAGTGGTGGATTTGAAAAGGTCGCCACTTTATGAATTCAGAACTTCGGAAGGTAACGTACCGGTTATCGGGGAGGGAAGTCATTTTGCAAAAATAATGTTTATCGGCGAGGCACCGGGAAAAAATGAAGCAGCTACCGGTCGGCCTTTTTGCGGAGCATCGGGAAGAATTTTGGACGAACTTTTGGCAAGTATAAAAATTCCACGCTCCGAAGTTTACATAACCAACATAGTTAAAGATCGTCCGCCGGGCAATCGAGACCCGCTGCCGGAAGAAGTTGAACTTTACGGACCGTTTTTGGACCGGCAAATTAACATCATCCAGCCGAAAATCATTGCTACTTTAGGTCGCCATTCAATGGCTTACATTTTCCATAAATTTGATTTGGATTTTGAATTGGACACGATTTCTAAAATTCACGGAAAATCTTTTGATGTTAAGACCTCATTTGGCCAAATAAAAATCGTCGCTCTTTTCCATCCGGCCGTCGCTGTCTATGACGCCTCCAAGAAAGACGTCCTGAAAGAAGATTTCAAGATTCTAAAAGATTTAATTTAG
- a CDS encoding alanine--tRNA ligase, whose amino-acid sequence MTSGEIRRKFLNFFEKRGHKIIQSSSLIPENDPTVLFTTAGMQQFKPYYLGDSDAMKDFGSLNTATVQKCMRTSDIDEVGDETHLTFFEMLGNFSFGGYGKREAISYAHEFITKDLGLEISYVTIFEGSHGVPKDEESKEIWQSLGLTNIREEGIGDVFWGPTGSGGPCGPTTEIYCKNVTGKDVEVWNIVFNQFYYPGSREELLSGESGKELKPLAQMGVDTGMGLERLSMISQKTPTIFETDLFNGFVVTLPDNLPEDKKRVLADHARSISFLISDGVRPGNKGSGYILRRLVRRILAQFDIEIVKNSINWVTEKYKDVYRELDGVLIMEVINEEWKQFNQTLELGMKELDKLENVNPESAFKLYESFGLPFEIIHDEFPNLSREEFDKEFKKHQEVSRSGLDQKFKGGLADESEETIKLHTTHHLLLAALQKILGKEIKQRGSNITSERLRIDFSFERKLTDGEKQKIEDLVNEWISEGFEVVRKEMKKEEAEQIGAEMEFGAKYPDMVSVYFIQDKEGNTISKEFCGGPHVKNTNELGKFKIKKEEAVSAGVRRIKAVLD is encoded by the coding sequence ATGACTTCCGGAGAAATTCGTCGAAAATTTTTAAATTTTTTTGAAAAAAGGGGGCACAAAATCATCCAATCTTCTTCTTTGATTCCAGAAAATGATCCGACCGTGCTTTTTACAACTGCCGGCATGCAGCAGTTTAAGCCATACTACCTTGGCGATAGCGACGCAATGAAAGATTTTGGATCGCTCAATACTGCGACAGTTCAAAAATGCATGAGAACATCCGACATTGATGAAGTTGGCGATGAGACACATCTGACTTTTTTTGAAATGCTTGGAAATTTTTCTTTCGGCGGATATGGAAAAAGAGAAGCAATTTCCTACGCTCATGAATTCATAACAAAAGACCTCGGTTTAGAAATTTCATACGTTACCATTTTTGAGGGCTCGCATGGCGTGCCGAAAGATGAAGAGTCAAAAGAAATTTGGCAGTCACTCGGCCTAACTAACATTCGAGAAGAGGGAATTGGAGACGTCTTCTGGGGACCAACCGGCTCCGGCGGCCCTTGTGGCCCGACAACGGAAATTTACTGTAAGAACGTGACCGGAAAAGATGTTGAAGTTTGGAATATTGTTTTCAACCAATTTTATTATCCAGGCAGCCGGGAAGAATTACTCTCTGGCGAAAGTGGAAAGGAATTAAAGCCGCTTGCTCAAATGGGCGTTGATACCGGAATGGGCCTCGAACGCCTCTCCATGATTTCCCAAAAAACTCCGACAATTTTCGAGACAGACTTATTTAACGGTTTTGTGGTTACCTTACCTGACAATTTACCGGAAGATAAAAAAAGGGTTTTGGCCGACCACGCCCGCTCAATAAGTTTTCTCATTTCAGACGGAGTCCGCCCGGGAAATAAAGGATCTGGGTACATTTTAAGGAGACTAGTAAGAAGAATTCTGGCGCAATTTGATATTGAAATCGTAAAGAATTCAATTAATTGGGTAACTGAGAAATACAAAGATGTTTATCGAGAACTTGACGGAGTTTTAATAATGGAAGTCATAAATGAAGAATGGAAGCAATTTAATCAAACGCTTGAGCTCGGCATGAAAGAGTTGGACAAACTTGAGAATGTAAATCCTGAATCTGCTTTCAAACTTTATGAAAGCTTTGGTCTGCCGTTTGAAATCATACACGACGAATTTCCCAACTTAAGCCGAGAAGAATTTGATAAAGAATTTAAGAAACACCAAGAAGTCTCCCGATCAGGACTGGATCAAAAATTTAAAGGGGGGCTGGCTGATGAGAGCGAGGAAACCATTAAGCTTCACACCACACACCATCTATTGCTCGCCGCACTCCAAAAAATTTTAGGGAAAGAAATTAAACAACGGGGAAGCAACATAACTTCCGAACGGCTGCGGATTGACTTCTCTTTTGAAAGAAAACTAACAGATGGGGAAAAACAAAAAATAGAGGACTTGGTAAATGAGTGGATTTCAGAAGGATTTGAAGTCGTTAGAAAAGAAATGAAAAAGGAAGAAGCCGAACAAATCGGCGCCGAAATGGAATTCGGCGCAAAATACCCGGATATGGTTTCGGTATATTTCATTCAAGATAAAGAAGGCAATACTATCAGCAAAGAATTCTGCGGGGGACCACATGTTAAAAACACCAACGAGCTAGGAAAATTTAAAATCAAAAAAGAAGAAGCGGTTTCGGC
- a CDS encoding PD-(D/E)XK nuclease family protein: protein MPAFTLNSAVDHLLKKEFDIHRAGKQAHPMMEKYGIKAVPFEHPDLEKWRHNFTGIQYLHPETGFLVFGAIDDVWINDKTKELHIVDYKATSKSEKPNLEGRWQQAYKRQMEIYQWLFRQNNFKVSDTGYFVYVNGRKDEKAFDGRLEFDVDIISYKGNDGWIENTLIEIAETFEKKELPEAAENCEHCAYRKNSTLAIKELYGNVGKSKIPPAPEHAQIKKTTKSKRGAEKENLPADKIREPKDQTLF from the coding sequence ATGCCGGCTTTCACCTTAAACAGCGCGGTCGACCATCTTTTAAAAAAAGAGTTTGACATTCATCGCGCCGGAAAACAAGCTCACCCAATGATGGAAAAATACGGCATCAAAGCCGTGCCGTTTGAGCACCCTGATTTGGAAAAGTGGCGACACAATTTTACTGGTATTCAATATCTGCATCCGGAAACCGGTTTTTTGGTTTTCGGAGCGATTGATGATGTTTGGATTAACGACAAGACAAAAGAACTCCACATCGTTGATTACAAAGCAACAAGTAAGAGTGAGAAGCCGAATTTGGAAGGCAGGTGGCAACAGGCCTATAAAAGGCAGATGGAAATTTACCAATGGCTGTTCAGGCAAAATAATTTTAAAGTTTCAGACACCGGCTACTTTGTTTATGTCAACGGACGGAAAGACGAAAAAGCATTTGATGGTCGGCTGGAATTCGATGTTGATATAATTTCTTACAAAGGCAACGACGGTTGGATAGAGAATACTCTTATTGAAATTGCTGAGACTTTTGAAAAAAAAGAATTACCGGAAGCGGCGGAAAATTGCGAACACTGCGCTTACAGAAAAAATTCCACTTTAGCTATAAAAGAATTATACGGAAATGTCGGCAAGTCAAAAATCCCGCCCGCACCCGAACACGCTCAAATAAAAAAAACTACTAAAAGTAAAAGGGGTGCGGAGAAGGAAAATTTGCCGGCCGATAAAATTCGAGAACCTAAAGATCAGACTTTGTTTTAG
- a CDS encoding restriction endonuclease, protein MTKILKADRRLEDFDKEKLINSLINSGANQGLAVEIAEHIQRELKDGMSSDQISKHSAFLLEKHSKKVAVSYSLKNAVLALGPSGFPFEKFIAEILKEKGYQTLVGEIVTGQCAEHELDVLAFNENKLIAIEAKFHNEHGIRSDLKVALYVQARFEDLLQKEYDYGGKRKFNENWLITNTKFTSSAFKYGKCKGMTMIGWNYPKEGNLQDMIEDSGLHPLTCLTTLSQKQKIEALKSGEVLCKKLHNNEGLLKSIGISGEKMDEVKREINLVCEI, encoded by the coding sequence TGACAAAGAAAAGCTAATTAATTCTTTGATCAATTCCGGCGCCAACCAAGGTCTCGCTGTAGAAATAGCAGAACACATACAAAGAGAGCTGAAAGACGGAATGAGTTCCGACCAAATCTCCAAGCACTCGGCATTTTTATTGGAGAAACATTCGAAAAAAGTAGCCGTCAGTTATTCTTTAAAAAACGCAGTGTTAGCGCTCGGACCGTCTGGGTTTCCTTTTGAAAAATTCATCGCTGAAATTTTAAAAGAAAAAGGTTATCAAACTCTGGTTGGAGAAATTGTCACTGGCCAATGTGCCGAACACGAGCTTGATGTTCTGGCGTTCAATGAAAACAAACTTATTGCGATAGAGGCAAAATTTCACAATGAACACGGGATCAGAAGCGATTTAAAGGTGGCACTCTATGTTCAAGCCCGTTTTGAGGACCTGTTGCAGAAAGAATACGATTATGGAGGGAAAAGAAAATTCAATGAAAATTGGCTCATCACAAACACCAAATTTACTTCAAGCGCTTTTAAATACGGAAAGTGCAAAGGTATGACAATGATCGGCTGGAATTATCCCAAAGAGGGCAATCTGCAAGACATGATAGAAGATTCCGGTCTTCACCCCCTGACTTGCCTTACAACCCTAAGTCAAAAGCAAAAAATAGAAGCCCTAAAAAGCGGAGAGGTCTTGTGCAAAAAATTGCATAATAACGAAGGGTTGTTAAAATCTATAGGCATCAGTGGCGAAAAAATGGATGAAGTGAAAAGAGAAATAAATTTAGTTTGTGAAATTTAA
- a CDS encoding MGMT family protein, giving the protein MKFKERVLKIVSKIPKGKTLTYKEVARKAQSPRAFRAVGNILNKNYDPKIPCHRVIKSNGEIGEYNRGKKLKVFKLKKEKAI; this is encoded by the coding sequence ATGAAATTCAAAGAGCGGGTTTTGAAAATCGTTTCAAAAATCCCAAAAGGAAAAACTTTAACGTACAAAGAAGTGGCCCGGAAAGCCCAAAGTCCTAGGGCTTTCCGGGCCGTGGGAAATATTCTTAATAAAAATTATGATCCAAAAATCCCATGTCACCGAGTAATAAAATCTAATGGCGAAATCGGGGAATATAACCGAGGTAAGAAGTTAAAAGTTTTCAAGTTAAAGAAAGAAAAGGCGATATGA
- a CDS encoding MgtC/SapB family protein has product MELLQEYMPYLQLILALALGVILGLERTFAGKVAGVRTFGLVSMGACLLIISSVLVNQNFIGITNFDPMRLAAGIITGIGFIGAGLIILKENKLEGLTTAAGLWVSCGIGIAVGFKLFGLAVFAAFLVFLTFTLMWFVEDKFRKTIQKNASDYQGPEI; this is encoded by the coding sequence ATGGAGTTATTACAAGAATATATGCCTTATCTTCAGCTAATTCTGGCTTTAGCCCTTGGTGTTATTTTGGGGTTGGAGAGAACTTTTGCTGGCAAGGTCGCCGGTGTTAGAACTTTCGGTTTGGTTTCAATGGGCGCCTGTCTTTTAATCATCTCGTCTGTCTTGGTAAACCAAAACTTTATCGGCATAACAAATTTTGACCCAATGCGTCTTGCCGCCGGCATTATAACCGGCATCGGTTTTATCGGCGCCGGACTTATTATTCTCAAAGAAAACAAGCTTGAAGGTCTAACCACTGCCGCCGGACTTTGGGTGTCTTGTGGTATTGGAATCGCTGTTGGTTTTAAGCTTTTCGGATTGGCTGTCTTTGCCGCTTTCTTGGTATTTTTGACCTTTACCTTAATGTGGTTTGTTGAGGACAAATTCAGAAAGACAATTCAGAAAAATGCATCCGACTATCAAGGGCCAGAAATATAA